The genomic stretch GATATCTTCCAGAAAAAGCGTTCCACCATCGGCCTCCATGAATTTGCCGACCCCGGTCGGACGACCGCTTTCTACACCACCATGGCCGAACAACGCCGGCTCAAGCAGACCGTGAGCGGTGGCTCCGCAGTTCAGCGACACGAAGGGGCGGGAAGCTCTCTCGCTGGACGCGTGGATTGCCCGCGCCACCAGTTCCTTTCCGACACCCGGCTCGCCTTCCAGCATCACGGGAATGGTGGATTGAGCCGCGCGCCTTGCAAGCTCGACCACACGGGTCATGGAGGCACTGGCGGTGATGAGATCGGAGAAGCCGACCGCGCTCGTGCGCGAGCGCCTGGGCAGGCGACCATGCTGGCTCGATTGATTGACCTTGAGAGCCGACATGATCGCAGAAGACAGCCGCTCCGGCGTGAATGGCTTGACTAGAAACTCGAAGGCACCGGCACGCAAGGCAGCGATGGCCTCGTCCATCACACCTTCGGCAGCCTGGACAATGACCTGGATTGCGGGATTGATGTCAGCGATGACACCAATCAGATGCGGCGGCAGTCCTTCTGGCGCAGCCGCGTCAACAATAACGGCATTGATTTCGTCCCGATAGCGCCGCAGCAGCTCAACGCCCTCGGCAGCATTGTCCGTGACATGCGCGACATATCCTCTCCCCTCGACAATTGCCTTCAGATTGCGACGCTGAGCCGGGTCCTCGTCGATAACTAGAATATGTGCGGTCAAATCAAGCTCCCCCGGACAAAATACGGTGCTGCGGCACCCCTGGGTCTATGCGAAAAGCCTGCCAGACACGGCTGAATATCTCCTTGTAAAATTTGCGGGCTTTTTAACCATTTCCGCCTTGGAACGGGACAAACCACAAAGGCGTACGCATGGACGCGGTTGCCGTACCTGTGCCAACTGACTACATCTCGGCTCAAGGAACCGGGAAAGGACTGTGCCAATGTCAATCGAAATGAAGATCACCCACGCCGCGCCAGCAGATGCCAAAGTCACAGCAGGTTCAGAGTTTGGTGATCTGCCGGTCTGGAATCTCGCACACCTCTACCAGTCACCGACGTCGGCGGATTTTCAAGGCGATCTCAAAAAGGCAGCTGAGAAAGCGCTTAGATTTGAAACCCGCTGGAAGGGTAAGCTGTCAGACGCGGTGGATAAGAGTGGGGATGACGGTCTTGCCGCCGCCCTGCGCGACATGGAAGCGCTGGAGGATTTGCTGGGCCGCATAGTCTCTTTCGCAGGCCTCACCTATTACTCAAACATGACGGACCCCGCGAACGGGAAGTTTTTTGGCGACGTACAGTCGAAGTTGACGGACATGTCGTCGCGCCTTCTCTTCTTCCCGCTGGAACTGAACCGCCTGTCCGACGACGCCGTCGATGCCGCCATGGATCGCGATCCGTCCCTCGCCCACTTCCGCCCCTGGATTGTCGATCTGCGCAAGGACAAGCCTTTCCAGCTCGATGATCGCATCGAACAGCTCTTCCTGGAAAAATCGCAGACGGGTTCCGCCGCCTTCAACCGGCTGTTCGACGAAACGCTTGCCGCACTCCGCTTCAAGGTGGGCGACGACGAGATGCCGCTCGAGCCGACGCTCACCCTGTTGCAGGATGCAGACCCCGCCAAGCGCAAGCTCGCCGCAGATGCCCTGTCGAAGACCTTCAAGGACAACATCCGCATCTTCACGCTGGTGACCAACACGCTCGCCAAGGACAAGGATATCTCCGACCGCTGGCGCGGCTTCGAGGACATCGCCGACAGTCGCCACCTTGCCAACAGGGTGGAGCGTGAAGTGGTCGATGCGCTAGCCGAAGCCGTGCGCGAAGCCTATCCGCGCCTGTCGCATCGCTACTACAAGATGAAGGCGAAGTGGCTGGGCATGGACCAGATGAATTTCTGGGACCGCAATGCGCCGCTCGCTGAAACACCCGACCGTCTTATCTCCTGGGATGAAGCCAAGGACATGGTGCTGTCAGCCTATGGCGGCTTTGCCCCTGAAATGGCGGAGATCGCAGGACGCTTCTTCGATGGCGGTTGGATCGATGCCCCGGCCCGGCCCGGCAAGGCGCCGGGCGCCTTTGCCCATCCGACGGTTCCCTCGGCGCACCCCTATGTCTTGGTGAACTATCTCGGCAAGCCGCGCGATGTCATGACGCTCGCCCATGAACTCGGCCACGGCGTGCATCAGGTGCTGGCCGGCGGCCAGGGTGCGCTGATGTGCCAGACCCCGCTGACGCTCGCCGAAACCGCCTCCGTCTTCGGCGAAATGCTGACCTTCCGCGCCCTTCTCGACAAGACGACCGACAAACGCGAGCGCAAGGCCATGCTCGCCCAGAAGGTCGAGGACATGATCAATACGGTGGTCCGCCAGATCGCCTTCTACCAGTTCGAGCGCAAGATCCACACCGCTCGCAAGGAAGGAGAACTGACCGCCGAGCAGATCGGCGAACTCTGGCTTTCGGTCCAGTCGGAAAGCCTCGGACCGGCGATCAAGATCTCCGAGGGCTACGAGACCTGGTGGGCCTATATCCCCCACTTCATCCATTCGCCCTTCTATGTCTATGCCTATGCCTTCGGCGACTGCCTTGTGAACTCGCTTTATGCCGTCTACCAGAACGCCGACCAAGGCTTCCAGGAGAAGTATTTCGCGCTTCTGAAGGCCGGCGGGACGAAACACCACTCCGAGCTTCTCGCCCCCTTCGGCCTTGATGCGACCGATCCGTCGTTCTGGGCCAAGGGTCTGTCGATGATCGAGGGGCTGATCGACGAGTTGGAAGCGCTAGATAAGGCAGCCTGAACAGCGGAGCCGCCGACATCCCATGCGTGACCACGCGCCCTATGCGCTCTTCCGCGACGACCGCGCGGGAACGAGCCTCGTTTTTGCCGAACCGGAGACGCTCGTCGTCGCCCGGTCGGCAAACGAGGTTGAGCCTGCGCTTGCGCAACTGGAAGCGCACCGGAAGGCCGGCAAGTGGCTGGCGGGTTACATTTCCTATGAAGCCGGGTTTGTCTTTGAACCGAAGCTCCGTCCCCTGATCGAAGCGGGCCGCGAGACGCCGCTGATCTCGATGGGCGTCTTTTCAGCGCCTGCGCCGGCAGACCACCCGCTGGCGGAGGCGCCCTCGAACATTCCGAATGCGCCGCTCCTGAGCGAGCCGAGGGCCGCCTGGGATCTCGAAACCTATCGGAACCGCTTCGACCGGCTTCATCACCACCTGCGCAAGGGCGACTGCTACCAGGCCAATCTGACCATGCCGGTCGAGGCAACCTGGGAGGGCGACCCCCGCGCCGCCTTCTGGTCGCTGGTCGGTCGACAGCCCGTGCATTACGGCGCGCTGATCGATTACGGCACTGGTCCCGTCATCCTGTCGCGCTCGCCGGAACTGTTCTTTTCCGTCGATGAAGACGGCTGGATCGAGACGAGGCCCATGAAGGGCACGGCGGCGCGTGGCGCGTCACCGGAGGAGGATGAGGCGATCATCGCCGCCATGCTCGGCGACGAAAAGACCCAGGCCGAGAACCGGATGATCGTCGATCTGCTGCGCAACGACGTTTCCGTCATATCAGAGGTCGGCACGCTTTCGGTCCCCAAGCTGTTTGCCATCGAGACCTATCCGACCGTGCATCAGATGGTGAGCTATGTCAGGGCGAGGCTCTTGCCCGGCATCGGCCTCCCCGAGATCATGGCCGCCCTCTTCCCCTGCGGCTCCGTGACCGGCGCTCCGAAAATGTGGGCCATGCGCATCCTTCATGAACTTGAAGTCGGGCCGAGGGATGTCTATTGCGGTGCCATCGGCTGGTGCGACCCGGCAGGCCCCATGCGGTTTTCGGTGGGCATCCGCACCATCTCCCTTTTCAACAATGGGCGCGCCGTCTTCAATGTCGGCGGTGGCGTCGTCTTCGATTCGAAGGCCGAGGCCGAATATGAGGAATGCCTCTTGAAGGCGCGCTTTGCAGTAGGTGACCAATGGATTTCTCGCTGATCGAGACCATGCGCTGGCAACCGGATGAAGGCTTCCTTCGCCTAGACCAGCACCTGCGGCGCCTGTCTCGCTCCGCCGATGCACTTGGCTTTCGCCAGCCGGTGGATGCGAAGGGAAAACTCAGCGAAAGTGTATCGGGGGATAGGCCGCTGCGCGTACGCCTCGTGATGACCTATCGCGGCAAGATCGATGTCACCACCACCCCCTTCGAGCCGGAGCCGGAAGAAAAAATCTGGCGCCTCCGCATTGCGAAGACACGACTTAAATCTGACGACAACCTGTTTCGCCACAAGACCTCGCGCCGAGATCCCTATGAGGCGGCACGCGCCGAATATGCCAAGGCAGAGGCGGATGAAGTCCTGCTGCTCAACGAGCGGGACGAGGTCTGCGAGGGTACGATCACCAATCTTTTTGCCGAAACCGCCGAGGGCATGCTTTTAACCCCACCGCTTGCCAGCGGCCTGTTGCCGGGGATTCTTCGGGCAGAGCTGATCCGCGAACGCAAGGCGCGCTCCGAGGTGCTGAAGCTTCAGGATCTGAAGTACCGCAAGCTCTTCGTGGGGAATTCTCTTCGCGGCTTGATCCCTGCCGAGCTTATTGACGAGGCCGACTGATGTTCATTCTCTCCTTGACCTATGTGAAGCCGACCGATGAGGCTGACAGGCTGATGGAGCCGCACATGGCCTGGGTCAATGCCGGCTATGACAGCGGCATGTTCCTGGCCTCGGGCCGCAAGAACCCGCGAACCGGGGGCGTCATTCTGGCTAAGGGCGACCGGGCCGCAATCGAGGCCTATGTCGCAACCGATCCCTTCACGGTCGAGGGCGTGGCGGTTTACGAGGTTACCGAAGTGACGGTGATGCGGACGGCGGCGGGTATGGATGGGTTGAAGGGGTAGATCAGCCCTCCATTGAACCAGAGCCAGAATGCGCATA from Peteryoungia desertarenae encodes the following:
- a CDS encoding M3 family oligoendopeptidase, whose amino-acid sequence is MKITHAAPADAKVTAGSEFGDLPVWNLAHLYQSPTSADFQGDLKKAAEKALRFETRWKGKLSDAVDKSGDDGLAAALRDMEALEDLLGRIVSFAGLTYYSNMTDPANGKFFGDVQSKLTDMSSRLLFFPLELNRLSDDAVDAAMDRDPSLAHFRPWIVDLRKDKPFQLDDRIEQLFLEKSQTGSAAFNRLFDETLAALRFKVGDDEMPLEPTLTLLQDADPAKRKLAADALSKTFKDNIRIFTLVTNTLAKDKDISDRWRGFEDIADSRHLANRVEREVVDALAEAVREAYPRLSHRYYKMKAKWLGMDQMNFWDRNAPLAETPDRLISWDEAKDMVLSAYGGFAPEMAEIAGRFFDGGWIDAPARPGKAPGAFAHPTVPSAHPYVLVNYLGKPRDVMTLAHELGHGVHQVLAGGQGALMCQTPLTLAETASVFGEMLTFRALLDKTTDKRERKAMLAQKVEDMINTVVRQIAFYQFERKIHTARKEGELTAEQIGELWLSVQSESLGPAIKISEGYETWWAYIPHFIHSPFYVYAYAFGDCLVNSLYAVYQNADQGFQEKYFALLKAGGTKHHSELLAPFGLDATDPSFWAKGLSMIEGLIDELEALDKAA
- a CDS encoding aminodeoxychorismate synthase component I; protein product: MRDHAPYALFRDDRAGTSLVFAEPETLVVARSANEVEPALAQLEAHRKAGKWLAGYISYEAGFVFEPKLRPLIEAGRETPLISMGVFSAPAPADHPLAEAPSNIPNAPLLSEPRAAWDLETYRNRFDRLHHHLRKGDCYQANLTMPVEATWEGDPRAAFWSLVGRQPVHYGALIDYGTGPVILSRSPELFFSVDEDGWIETRPMKGTAARGASPEEDEAIIAAMLGDEKTQAENRMIVDLLRNDVSVISEVGTLSVPKLFAIETYPTVHQMVSYVRARLLPGIGLPEIMAALFPCGSVTGAPKMWAMRILHELEVGPRDVYCGAIGWCDPAGPMRFSVGIRTISLFNNGRAVFNVGGGVVFDSKAEAEYEECLLKARFAVGDQWISR
- a CDS encoding aminotransferase class IV family protein, producing the protein MDFSLIETMRWQPDEGFLRLDQHLRRLSRSADALGFRQPVDAKGKLSESVSGDRPLRVRLVMTYRGKIDVTTTPFEPEPEEKIWRLRIAKTRLKSDDNLFRHKTSRRDPYEAARAEYAKAEADEVLLLNERDEVCEGTITNLFAETAEGMLLTPPLASGLLPGILRAELIRERKARSEVLKLQDLKYRKLFVGNSLRGLIPAELIDEAD
- a CDS encoding YciI family protein; its protein translation is MFILSLTYVKPTDEADRLMEPHMAWVNAGYDSGMFLASGRKNPRTGGVILAKGDRAAIEAYVATDPFTVEGVAVYEVTEVTVMRTAAGMDGLKG